CCCGACATCATCGGCACCAGCGTCAGCGAGACGATCGCCGAGATCAGGATCGTGATCGCCAGCGTCACCGCGAATTCGCGGAACAGGCGGCCCACCACGTCGCCCATGAACAGCAGCGGGATCAGCACCGCGATCAGCGACACCGTCAGCGAGATGATGGTGAAGCCGATCTGGGTCGCGCCTTTCAGGGCCGCGGCCATCGGCTTTTCGCCTTCCTCGATGTAGCGCGAGATGTTCTCGATCATGACGATGGCGTCGTCGACCACGAAGCCGGTCGCGATGGTCAGCGCCATCAGCGACAGGTTGTTCAGCGAGTAGCCGAGCAGGTACATCACTCCGAACGTGCCGACCAGCGAGATCGGCACGGCGAGCGAGGCGATGACGGTCGCACGCACGCTGTGCAGGAAGGCGAAGATCACCAGCACCACCAGCAGCACCGCCAGCACCAGCTCGATCTGCACGTGCTCGACCGAGGCGCGGATGCCTGTGGTGCGGTCCGACAGCACGGTCAGGCTGACGGATGCCGGCAGGCTGGCCTGCAGGTCGGGCAGGCGCTGCTTGATGGCGTCGACGGTGGCGATCACGTTGGCGCCCGGCTGGCGCTGCACGTTCAGGATGATCGCCGGCTTCATGTTGGCCCAGGCGCCCAGCTTGACGTTCTCGGCGCTGTCGACCACGCGCGCGACGTCGGACAGGCGCACCGGCGCGCCGTTGCGGTAGGCGACGATCAGGTTCTGGTAGTCCGGGACGCTCAGCAGCTGGTCGTTGGCGTTGATGGTGTAGGCGCGCGTCGGGCCGTCGAACTGGCCCTTGGCGCTGTTGGCGTTGGCGGCGGTGATGGCCGAACGCAGCGTGTCCAGGCCCAGGCCGTTGGCGGCCAGCGCTTCGGTATTGGCCTGGATGCGCACCGCCGGGCGCTGGCCGCCCTGCAGCGTGACCAGGCCGACGCCGGTCACCTGGCTGATCTTGAGCGCCAGGTTGGTGTTGACGATGTTCTGGACTTCGGTCAGCGGCATCGTGTCCGAGGTGATCGCCAGCGTCAGCACCGGCGCGTCGGCCGGGTTGACCTTGGCGTACACCGGCGGCGCCGGCAGGTCGGTCGGCAGCAGCGAAGTGGCGGCATTGATCGCGGCCTGCACTTCCTGCTCGGCCACGTCGAGCGACTGGCCGAGGCCGAACTGCAGCGTGACGACCGAGACGCCGGCGGCGCTGGTCGAGCTCATGCGCGCCAGGCCGGCCATCTGGCCGAACTGGCGCTCGAGCGGCGCGGTCACGGTGCGCGACATCACTTCCGGGCTGGCGCCGGGGTACAGCGTCTGCACCTGGATGGTCGGGAAGTCGACCTGGGGCAGCGCCGACAGCGGCAGGAACTTGTAGCCGACCAGGCCGGCCAGCACGATCGCCAGCATCAGCAGCGCGGTCGCGACCGGGCGCTTGATGAATGGTGCGGATGGACTCATGCGATACGACCCCGGCTAGAACGAAGGATGGATGCCGTCATTGCGCCCCGCCCTGTCGCTGCTGCTGGCCGCGCTGATGGCGCTGGCCGCCTTGCTGGCCTTCGTGGTTCTGCTGCTGCGGCCGGTCGCCCGGCAGCATCACCTTGGCGCCGTCCTTCAGGCGGTCGGCGCCTTCGGTGATCACGGTCTCGCCGCCCTGCAGGCCGGTCTTGACCTCGACGCGGTCGACGGTCGACTGGCCGCGCGTCACGTTGCGCAGTGCGACGGTCTTGTTCTGCGGATTGAGCACGTAGACGTAGTCGCCGTTGGCGCCGTGGCGCAGCGCCGTCACCGGCACCGTGATGGCGTTCTGGATGGTGTTGACCTGCAGGCGGATGTTCACGAACTGGCTCGGGAACAGCCTGGCGTTCTCGTTGTTGAAGCGGGCCTTGGCGCGCACGGTGCCGGTCTGGGTGTCGACCTGGTTGTCGAGCGCGAAGAAACGGCCCTGGGCCAGGGTGTCGGTGCGGGTGCGGTCCAGCGCGATCGCCGGCAGCTGGGCATTCTGGTTGACGCGCTGCTGGACTTCCGGCAGGTGGTCCTGCGGCACCGCGAACTCGACGTCGATCGGCGACTGCTGGGTGATCACGGCCACGCCGTTGGCGTCGCCGCTCGAGACCAGGTTGCCGATGTCGACCGTGCGCAGGCCGACGCGGCCCGAGATCGGCGCGCGCACCTGGGTGTAGCCGAGGTTGACGCGGGCGATGCCTTCGGCCGCCTTGTCGGTGGTGACCGCGCCTTCGAGCTGCTTGACCAGCGCGGCTTGCGTATCCACGTCCTGGCGCGCGATCGAGTCCTGCTGCAGCAGGGTCTGGTAGCGGCCGAGCGTGACGCGCGCGGTTTCCAGCTGGGCTTCGTCGCGCTGGCGCTGGCCGGTGGCCTGCAGCAGCGACAGCTGGGCCGGACGCGGGTCGATCGTGGCCAGCACCTGGCCTTCCTTGACCAGCTGGCCTTCGGTGAACTGGATCTTTTGCAGCACGCCGCCGATCTGCGGACGGACGGTGGCCACCGCGGCCGGGGTCACGGTGCCCAGCGCCTCGATGGTGACCGGAATGTCGGTGCGCTCGGCCTTGCCGACGCCGACCGTGGTGGGCGGCATGCCGCCGCGTCCGCCCGGACCGCCAGGACCGCCGCGGCCCGCGCCGGCGCCGCCCTGCCCGCGCCCGCCGGCGCCGGGACCGCCGGCCGGGGCCTGGTGAGTCAGGTGCCAGGCCAGTGCGCCCAGGCCGACCATGGCCAGGATGGCGACGATGGCGCCGATGATGCGCGACCTGCGCGTGCGTTGCGGGGTGGTGGTGGTTTTTTCTTTATCTGGGGAGACGGTCGAATCCATGCTTGTCCTTGGCGGCCGAGTGTTCAAAAGCACAATAAACGCAGCGTGGAACTTTAACATGGTCCGCCGGGTATTTTTGTTTCATAACGTACAGACGAGGATATTCATATTTCATAAAGGCCTTGCAGCCGCGTCTGTTGCAAATCCGCCTTTACCCGGTTTAACACCGTTAACATCAAGAAAGCGGACGTTCCAAGTGAGAACGGGCGCGAACTCGCGTCCGCACCCGTTTTCAAAGCATATGCATGTGCACTACATGCTGTTACAAACTGCTGACCGCGCTTAACGCCTGCGGTTCAACGCCAGTTCACCTCATGGCGCTTCGCACAGGCAGTGCGTCACCGCGGCGAACGGCGCGCGCCGCTGCGCCACCTGGCTCAGCCAGCCCAGGTCGCGCGCCACGCCGGTCATGCCGCCACCCAGCGCGCCACCGCTCAGGGCGTCGATCGGCAGCGTGGCGTCGACGCCCGGCAGCAGGCCCAGCTTGACCTGCACCGTCGTCGCCATCGCGTCCGACAGGCCGAGGCGCTCGAGCAGGCGGCCGGCGAAGCTGGTCGGGCGCTCGGAATAGGCAATGCGGAAGTCGCTGCCCAGGCCGGCGCGCCTGGCGGCCGAACGCAGCGCGTCGCCGTAGCTGCCCAGGTTGTCGACCAGGCCGCGTTCCTTGGCCTGCGCGCCGGTCCAGACGCGGCCCTGGCCGACCGCGTCGATCTTGGCCGGCGTGGTGTGGCGCGCGATCGCGGCCTTGGTGGTGAACTGGTTGTAGACGTTGTCGATGCTGGACTGGATCAGCTGGCCGAAGCGCGGGTCGAGCGGGCGCAGCGGATTGTAGGCATCGGCCAGCCAGGTGGTGGTGACGCCGGCGGTGTGGATGCCGAGCTTGTCGGCGACCTTGTCGGCGGTCGGCAGGATCGCGAACACGCCGATCGAGCCGGTGACCGTGGACGGGTCGGCGATGACTTCGTCGGAGGCCATCGAGATCCAGTAGCCGCCCGAGGCCGCGACGTCGCCCATCGACGCCACCACCGGCTTGCCGGCGGCGCGCGCCAGTTCCAGCTCGCGCCGGATCAGCTCGGCGCCGTAGGCGCTGCCGCCCGGCGAATTGATGCGCAGGACGATCGCCTTGACGGTCTTGTCCTCGCGCGCGGCGCGTACCTGCGCGGCGGTCGTCAAGCCGCCCACCACGCCGGGA
This genomic stretch from Massilia sp. 9096 harbors:
- a CDS encoding efflux RND transporter periplasmic adaptor subunit encodes the protein MDSTVSPDKEKTTTTPQRTRRSRIIGAIVAILAMVGLGALAWHLTHQAPAGGPGAGGRGQGGAGAGRGGPGGPGGRGGMPPTTVGVGKAERTDIPVTIEALGTVTPAAVATVRPQIGGVLQKIQFTEGQLVKEGQVLATIDPRPAQLSLLQATGQRQRDEAQLETARVTLGRYQTLLQQDSIARQDVDTQAALVKQLEGAVTTDKAAEGIARVNLGYTQVRAPISGRVGLRTVDIGNLVSSGDANGVAVITQQSPIDVEFAVPQDHLPEVQQRVNQNAQLPAIALDRTRTDTLAQGRFFALDNQVDTQTGTVRAKARFNNENARLFPSQFVNIRLQVNTIQNAITVPVTALRHGANGDYVYVLNPQNKTVALRNVTRGQSTVDRVEVKTGLQGGETVITEGADRLKDGAKVMLPGDRPQQQNHEGQQGGQRHQRGQQQRQGGAQ